The Gossypium hirsutum isolate 1008001.06 chromosome D03, Gossypium_hirsutum_v2.1, whole genome shotgun sequence genomic interval tcatcattatcccaacatcgtgagtcgtatattttgatacagtcaaacgtccaccgtaactggttgttttataaaggatgatgttggatataccacaatctatgtagtaggatatggttgatcaatataggatttattcctcctacataatgggagcaatatcttaggtcacttgattgagtgagactagaaatgcatggccatgctcgagtaagttgatatgagatatcatacttatttgtttatcatagtctactcaggatatcaagaaacattagatgaactatgcaagtgtgactattccatgacttatgtccattctagatataaaggacaaaatgATTTAATACATGATAGGTTAATCACAgagaggttatgtcgaatcatgacttcttgtaacttaagtagcaatgatgcattgctagatgccactcattgtttgtaatattaaaatcgttctagtattactactaacgttacaagaccctatagggtcacaccctatggtcgAAACAAACGGAAtccaaacatagttggtattgttttttacctatcacatgaattaaattgattatagaattaatttaattgagtagttaaatattgaatgaattatatgtacaagtatgttgtgcacataatgagaacatggttaaattaatatatatgaatttgatccgtataaaatttaactaaacataattttctaaaatccttgttataattgttgtaattataatttacaatagaatattattataattattgtaattgtaatttttctgtcaaacattattataattatgataattataattattatattcggttaattattataatgaattttgattcatattaaaatatcaactattcccaaattaggaaatatagggtttttaagaaaaatctaatatactcaaaatatatagaATGAGGTCTAGCAACCGTCAAATAGATTTTTCTCTCTGGAAAAGTTTAAAAGAGTTCTTGTTGTTCGTTTTCACACCGGATGGATTATGTAGAGACCGAAAATTTTCGTAGCGGCTTGGAATTGACACAAAAATGTGTAATCAGTTTCACAACAATTATCTTTGGTTTTCCAGATAATTAAAGGTAATCGTTCACATACCCTTCTCATCTCATTtgttcctcgcacatggatcctTGGATGTGATCACCAAGTTTTTTTTTGCTGTGCCATGGGGGTGTACCAATGTTCTAACACTAACGTCACAAAAACGCGACAAAATTCTATCTTTACAGATTTTGAATCAACCTAATTGTGGCACATGTGACTCGGTCATATAAGCGAAAAAGGCATGAccgttttgataaaaaaaaggtCTTCTTACAAGCACAAGAGTTGGAAAGCTAGATTTCTGCGAGAATTGCGTTTATAGGAAATAAACTCGAGTCAGCTTTGATTTGACAATGCATTAGACAAAAAGGACCCTTGACTACATTCATTCCGATTTACAGGGTCTGGCTCCATTTGTCTCCAAATGAGGTAGTAGATATTTTCAAACTTTTATTAATGCTCACTCCAAGAAAGTTTGGATTTATTTCCTAAAACACAAGAATGAAGCCTTCAAGATCTTTAAGCAGTGGAAGACCTTACTAGAAAAGCAGACTGGGAAGTCCATAAAGTGGTTAAAAACGGATAATGGTCTTAAGTTCTGTTCAGTTGAGTTTAACAATTTCTGCAAACAAGAAGGAATCGAAAGACATCACACAGTTGTTGGTACCCCGCAGTAGAATGGTGTTGCCAAATGAATGAACAAAATGTTACTTGAGAAAGCCTGATGTATGCTTTTCAAAGCAGGCTTAGAAAAGGAGTTTTAGGGTGAAGCAATTAACATGGCAAGTTATTTGGTGAACCAATCTCCACATCAAGCATTGGATGGAAATGTTCCTAAAGAGATTTGGTCAGGTGATCCTCCTAATTACTCTAACCTTAGAGTATTTAGTTGTCTTGCTTATGCTTGAGTTAGTCAGGGAAAGCTTGAACCAAGGGCTGTGAAATGTATTTTTCTAGGTTTTTCTACTGGGATAAAAAGCTATAAGTTATGGTGCCCAAAAACTAGTAAGATAATCATCATTAGAGATGTTATGTTTAATGAGAcatcaatgattttctcaaaaaAAGGGTCACCAGGTTAAAACAACATAAAGAACCAAGTGTTTCAAGTAAGGTGGTGTCGAAAACAAAAACAGACAATGATGTCACGGAACCCAACATCGCAATGTCAGAATGAAAAGGGGCGACTCCTAACAAGGAGAATCGCCACATCGCGATGTCACGTAAAAATCATGAAATTGATGTCTCTTCAATGTAACAAAAGGTTTTCGAAGCCACTCCATCCTAATTAGAGACCCCTACATCTCAACTTTAAAACTATAAGTTAGCTCGAGATAGAAAAAGGCGAGAGATCAAACCACCACAAAAATATTGTGAAGGAAATCTAGTGACATATGCTCTAAGTGTTGCAGAGAGCATTAATTTAGCCGactatttaaattattcaataacAGTAAAAGCTTTTGATTCCAGCAAGTGACTTGTTTCTATGGAAGAAAAGATGGAGTCCTTCAATAAGAACGAGACTTGGAAACTCGTTAAACCACCCACTGGAAAGAAAATAGTTAGTTGCAAGTGAGTATccaaaaagaaggaaggatcgaGTCGAGGTGACACTAGATATAAGGTGACGGTCGCGAAGGGTTACAATCAAGTGGAGGGAgttgattttcatattttttctctCCTGTTGCAAAACATATGTCCATTCAGGCACTGTTAGCTTTTGTTGCATTACACAATCTCGAATTAGAGTAGTTGGATGTGAAAACTGCATTCTTTCATGGTGACCTAGATGAGGAAATTTATATGCAGCAACCTGAAGGCTTTAATATCGAAGGTAAGGAATATCATGTTTGTCTTCTTTAGAATTCATTATATGGCCTAAAGCAGTCCCCTCAGCattggtacaagaagtttgattTCTTCATGTTAAGTATTAGTTTCGTTCGGAGTTGGATGACAGTTGTGTACATCTACAATGTTTAGATGatagataatttatttaattgctaCCTTATATTGATGATCTATTAATTGTGACCAAGGATCCATCAAAAATAAATCGACTTAAAACCATGCTTAACTCTAAGTTTGAGATCAAGAATCTTAGTGCAACCAATAAAATTTTAGGGATGGAAACTTCGGGAGATAAACACTCCAGGAAGCTATTTCTGTCATAATAGAAATAAATTGAAAGGATTCTCGAGCAATTTAAAATGCAAGATTCTAAATCAATTAGTACTCCCTTTGTGCACACTTCAAACTTTTGGCTTCAGAATCACCACAAACTGAATACGAAGAAAGGTACATGTCCTTGGTTCCTTATTCTAGTGCACTCGAAAGTTTAATATATGCAATGGTTTGTACTCATCCTGATATTTCACATGTTGTTAGTGTAGTAATTAAATACATGGTAAAACTCGACAAATTACACTAACAAGCTGTTAAGTGGATTCTTATATATTTAAAGGGGACAACCAATACTTGTTTGGAATTTGAAAGATGTTCAAAAGGCCAAGTCGACTATGTAGATTTAGATTATGTAGGAGACTTAGACAAAAGAAGATCTCCCATAGGTTATCTGTTCACTTTCGGCAATTGCACAATTAGCTAGAAAGCCACCCTACAGGCTACTGTGGCATTATCAATTACAAAGGCAAACTATATGACTATCATAGAGGCTATGAAAGAGGCCATTTGGTTGAGAGATTTATTTAGGGAGTTGGTTGAGAGGTTTATTTGCGATAGTCAAAGTGTCATACATCTCACTAAAATCAGATGCATTTCAAAAGAACAAAGCATATAGACATTCAGTACCACTTTGTTCGAGAGGTGATTGCTCAAAGAGATGTTCAGATTCAAAAAATCGGCATAGAAAATAATCCAACTGATATGATGACAAAAAATCTTCAAATCTCCAAGTTCAAGCATTACTTAGACTTGGTAAGTATTCGAAAAAGATCAAGTTAGACCGCGTCACAAAGAAGGCATTTCGAAAATATGAGTCAAgtgtggagatttgttgagtgtGCCTCGCATTTCGAATGAAACAAAACTGACATCGTGATGAGGAAGAGCTGACGTCATGACGACATACACCGATGCCCCGACGAGAAGAATCGCCACATCCCGACTATGCGAAGAAGAACGTCCTAACGAGGTAACATGCCACGTCACGACGTGATGATGTGTTTCCCACTAAATCGAGTTTCTTATCCTAGTTAAACTTTGTTATCTTTCTTAGTCAAACTCTAATAACTCTAGGACATTCTAATTAGATTAGTCACaaattttagcctataaatagggcTTTTAGCAATCCTAGAGAAATTGATTCAACAACATAATTAAGAGAGAATTTATGAGAATTTCGGGAGAACTTTGTATTTTTGGGTTCAAGTTTGTTTGTTTCTCCATCTTATACTCCTCTTTTGGCTTTTTACCGTTTTAATGAAGTTTTCTTTgtctgtggttttttatcctcttcgaaaGGTTTTCTACGTAAATATTTATGTTCAATTTTCTCGTATTTTATTCTTGTCCATTGCATAATTCGGGTTTAACCCATCATTCTTACTAAATACTAAAACATCAGAAGGTGAATTAAGTTAGGTGGGTCAGACAATCCTTTCTCATGAAATTGATATTCGATTAGTAAATACCTTATGTTCTTTAACAGATAATATTCCTTCATTTAATTGATGCTCCAGTTGTTGTACTTCTTTGAAACTTAGACCCTCCAGCTCCTTACCATTCAATCGCCTGCAACTCCAAATCACACCTATTAAAAAATCGAAAACCAACTCGAACTGAATGTTTGGACAATTTATGGAATACAAGTTTAAAATTCATGATTACTTGAAATTGcatcaaattctatttttagtaatatataattaattttaattttttatgatataaaaataaatattgtatatttaaaatagtgaaaaataatttaaacgttcttgaaaaattattattattttaaatagtgATGAAAAAAGGTagaaattttgtcaaataatattcaaaagtcaTAAAACAAagcttatttactaaaataagtctaaaaattctaaaataaaaaattaatatgaaaaaattaagaaCCAAACCAACTTAACCGATATCATTCCTaatctcaacatatatatatacacacacatatgtAGACTTATCTTTCATTGAAAAGACTTACATGTATGCCGCACGTAACTTTAAATACTCCTCTTTTAGAGCGCTTACGTCAAATGATTGTGAGTTTTGCTTATATAACCaaacagaagaaaaagaaaaaaactctaGCATCAGAAAcaatgtaatttttattattcacaCCAAAAGGATGATCAAATGAAATACTTAATGCATGATTTGGCTCTTAAATAATGTCGTTTTGCTTTTCATTTTGatacttcaaacttttttttaattgacaTCTAAAGTTATATTCTATTGTCCAATTTACTCTAATAGCATTATCAATGTCAAAAAACTTAACAGACACATATCACCTATTAGTGAGTACAACGTTGCACATCCATCCAATTAGAACGCGACATGAGGAATTCACAtagattgaaattaaatatttatatataaattctaaaaaaaatttaaaaataaaaaatttgaatttttttcgaaataaaaatttagaaaattgtataatatataaatttaaaaatttaaaattggaatAATCtagttaaatttttagaaaaatacaaaagctatctaaattttaaaagggaattataaattcaataaactttaaaattttaaaaaaataaaaaattaaatatatataaactctagaaaaattgcaataatttataaaaatatttcttatataaaatccaaaaatatataaacaaattcTTAAAACTACAAAATATCAAAaactctaaaaatatataaattctagaaaaatggtaattatttttaaaaaagtttttttttaaaacctcaaatataaatttttttctaactcaacaaaattttaaaaaaatataaaaaattcgaATATAAATTTAATTGCGAGAGTGAAATAAAGTCAACAATTGGTCAAAGTCAACgataattttctaaaatatttaacttttttccttttttataaactcttttcaatttttatatatatttccacATGTTGTATTCTAATTAGATAGAAGTGTCACCTAGTGCGTTGTAGTATGTGAACTGATTTTTATAGCACTATTGAACTGAATTGAATAACGAAATATAAATTTAGATACTAATGGAGGCCAAGCATTTAAGTGGGAAAAATGAAATGTGGATGTAGTCTGTACATATTGCATACTCATTGTAGATCCAACTAGAAATGCAGATTAGGGAAATTTTAGTGAATGTTAGCATTACCTCTGCTTTTTGATCATCAGAAGGATGTTGTTCCACTACCTTCCCTCTGTTGTATCTTAAAAGAGTGTCTTCCATGCTACAATCATTCAATAGATGACGATGGCTAACAACTCAGTCCAATATCTCCTCATTTTAAGACTCTCACAATAATTGGGCTTAAACCCATTATTAATATGTTGCCTTAACCTACCACTTTCAGccatattttcttttacaaaacAAAGTGCCCATCCAATTCTACAATCTACAGATTCTATTTTCCTATTTTTAGAGTTGCcaatattttctttcttcttgcaGATTTTTCTCATAAAATAACGGAAACAGATAAAATAACTCACTCCATACAAATACCACCAATTAGGTAGCAAAGATTTCTTTTgtgattacaaaaaaaaaaaaaggtttataaCGTACCTGGTGCTAGACCACTGGTAAAGCTTGCCGGTGGTAGAGAAAATAATGACACCAACCTCTGCATCGCATAAGATGCACAACTCTCTAGCTTTCTTCAACAACCCATTTCTTCGCTTTGAAAACGTTACTTGCCTACTAGTCAAATTCTCAATCTTCTTTATTTCAATCTTCCCTCTtcccattttttcttttcaagccAAAGCGacagagaaaagaaaattaaataaatgaaaatatctaAGAGAAGAAAGTAGTGATGTTTATATATAACTACGTTTCTGAGATTCTATAGGACAAATAATGGAAGGAAAGTGTGACCAAAATTAGGATATATTGTGTAAAAAAGGTGGCAGATGGGATATTGGGTTAATATACTAAATCATACCTCAATTTGATTTCAAACTTTAATGTGCTCTCCAACTTTCTTTTTATCCCAATTAAGTACTTCTTTTTGGATTTCCTACTCAAACTGGTACATAAAGTTAACggggttaaattttaaatttgaaccaATTGTATagaatctctctctctctctctctctctctctctctctacatatatatattaaaatttttataaatttataaaaaaattaaaaattcaaaaaaataatatttatattcttaaaaaattaaaatatttattaaaattaaaaaaagctaATAGTTtaagaaactaaaaaaataaaaattacataaattctgaaataaatatataaaaattacatgttatttttttaattttaattcataaaatatttaatttattttttaaattttaaactaaaaatatttaaaattcaaaaggcAAACACTCGCTGGCATTCCAGGCTCTGATCAATGCTGATCAACACTAGTCAACTATGaacaatttttgtgtttttaaaaaataaaaaaattaacttcaaattttttttattttttgcaatttattttcaattttatatgtataaaattttaagtaaatttgtagataatatatatatttttagaatttatatacataatatatattttttgtaattttctaaaattttaaattaattaacctttTAAAGAATGTGATACTCATTGCATTTTCATtggctcaatttaaaaaaattaacagagTGAGTCTgggataaaaaataaatcaagtaCCACATTAAGCTTTATAACCAACCGTTTGATATATTATCGCTTAATCTCATTATAGTGGTAGGTTAtgtgattttttttccttcttccattactttttactttcattttactctaaattaatttcatttttatttacgattctttctttaattatattttaaaaataaaatatatttacaactgaaaagtatatatttttacatcttttattaacaaaatttgagCACTTTATCAATTTCTGATGACACGAGAATAAAGTTTATTAACTCACATATTCATTTGATTATAAAATACACAAGTCTTTCCAAAAGTAGGTTGAGCATGCGAAAGTTGCAGTGGATCATGAGATTTGTCATTTAATATATCTAagtatttttggtaattttaagtttctaagcttcacaaatgtTACCACTTTTTATGTTGACGTAAATGGTTATCTAATGGtttcaatgaaaaaaaaatccattaTCAAATCGATTAAATGCATTTTGACTGATTTTCCTTTAATGTAGTagttatggtaaaaatatattcaCAATTATATAATTACGGTTAACGCTCGAAAACCATTTAGAATGatgaggaaaaaaataaaatgaatatatttttcaacttataaataacattgaatcaaaatacaaaatatatatctAAGAGTTCAAGGTATTTgcaaaatttctttttacttttttatttttttattcagcTTTAATCTAATCACTGACCTTTGAAATAGATAATTTTAGTTGAATTGATGCACCAGCTAATGATAATTTTAGAATTCTGTTACAGATACAAGTTCATCAATTATACAATTGCTTCACTTTCACCGTCCCTTTTTTTACTTTGAGATTCAATTTTTATGTAACAAAAGATACAATTTTATTCTTGATGCACAGTTTGATTTGTCAAAAAATTATCTTTGTCAATTCTAAAAATGTAGGTACTACTAGAATTATGTTATAAATACAGTTTCAAAATTTAACCACCAATCTTTTTACAATGAAAAAAAAGTTATAGTATAAAAATAGAAAGTGCATTGTGGGGTATGTCTCGCATTTATCGGGCTCTTTGTAAGTACTTAGAAAGACATTCTGACAAGCAACCGAAGAAGGCCTAAAAAAGGCCCAACGTCACGACGAGAAGCATCAGGACGACTCGACAATGTTGAAACAGTGAAGAAGAGATGACGTCGCGATGAGGCGATATGCCATGTCACGACGTCACGAAATGTCCTCCTATTTGGCAGCTACGTTTTAGACATCAAGCAGGGCTGCTTCTCCCAGTTAGACTCTAATTGTTCCAggaatattttagtatgattagaactaTAATCTTAACATATTTAAAGGGGGTCATTATATCTCTAATTTGATATGTCAATCAAAAAgggcttttctttctttttggggTTACAAGATGTAGTCGTAGATGAGTTTTGTGAGAGTTTTCGTGGTAATTATGGAGATAATTTTGTTCGCTTTTTGCTAATGCCCTATGAGATTTAGGGCTTTGTTTACCAATTTTCTCTTTGGGGTTTTGAGCTTTGTATCAGTTTAATCATATATTTAGTTTTGGAGTTATGTGTAGATGCAAAGCATGTCGGTACTActttttattatatgcatatatatatatatatcaatgaaTTTAAGGGAATAATGCATGATTTTATTTTGCAAGAATTGAGATTGATTTTAATGGTACGGTTATAAACTTTGGTTGAATTTGGTTTTGACATATATGGTTAAAAAAATAGACAAAGATCAaggtttttggttttttaattGCACTATTAAGACaaccttattttgggttattttgaaaACTGTAGtgcaataaaaaattttagttttgacctttgactattgggtaaattttaaatttgaatattggtataattatatattttttaaaataacttaattgaagcaataagtcaccaaagtgatcttttttgtataaattattttgttttaaaatataaaaaggttgtgtgcatgtaacttaagttatgttaatattatTCGGCCCAAATGAagattaataatattacatgtgcaactaCGGTAATCAACATGTGACAATTATTATGTTTACATGTGAGCAATAAATTGGCCCAAAAAAAGATTCATGGTTCAACATGTTCTTATTGTCAGTGTTTGATTACTATAAtaagatatcacttacaagttaatatttttgtccaaagaTGACATATTAATGGAATGTCCGATATCTATAGATGgggtttacctttattcaaattattttggtttaaatttgaaatattttaaaacaaataaatttagattttggctttgggttttaattaaggatgtttaatgtaacagcccgtttttcagtggtgtcagaaacaatgATTTTGaggccacaaatccgacgagtaagttcgtaaatattattttttaatatttacgtgtcaaatatggttttaaaaaggtttttgatatggtaatttatgctattcgaataattaattaagtttaagtggtaagaccctaaagtcaagtggttttagaaaatgaggtatcggggcctcgtttctataaaccgagctataaatttttttataaatatttatgaagtgttattaaggttgtattaaagtttcgttaagaaattttaatgttccgatacttaattaagcaaaaaatgactaaatcataaaagttgaaaaagtcaatcactattagtttaaaggtcttaattgattaaagaaatataattggatggccttaatgggtaaattacccattCTTAATTTGGTCGACGgttaaagctttattttcttttaaatttatatgtgttttatatgttataatattattgttaaaagataaagaaaaaataaagattaaaaagttaataaaataagaaaacaaaaggtttcctTCTTCATTTGATATGTTCATCACTGAAACACCATGGCAAGAAGAACCAAGGTTCATCCATGCTTCAATTCATGCATGGTAAGTCATTTTCAcccgtttctaataatttttatgtttttgagatcgttgcaactaggtctagctaacccatgccttcgtttttgaaattgttaaagattttgaatgttgccattgattaatatttgtgattttagatgttaaatgatgaatttgaagtattatttgttatttataagtattttattaagtgatttttgatgaatttgtcgaTTACagactaaattattgaaatagtaatagttcaaggacttgatgtgaaattattgcaaaaatagGCTGAAATGGAtgctattaaaatttttttggaatggtttgcaataaaaatggttaatttgcatgttttaggcttagggggctaaattgaataaaagtaaaatgttaagggtaattttgtaaaaatgtcaaaaatgaataaattgcataaactaatattttctactatctaaattaatgaattgaatgaaattattaatttagatcaagatcgagtgagAAATTGAGGAGAATTGAAATTTACCAAATAACccttgtactttgacatttctacaaatttggccaggtaagttcgtatgaactataaacACTTTAATGTTGATTAGattgaatgtttaatgtgttgttctattttaaatgaatcaatatatgtgtgtgtgttatTACGAAATTTATCATGTAAAGAAACGATGAAAATCCAATGACATTTGATgactatcgagccccgtttgaaccttaggaatgtataggatacaaatgacatgtcattagggttttcatgtttcgaGCATTGATCCTGAATGTCCTAAGGATGGCTGAGTTTCGACATTTGTTACGGATTAGCTTGTGTGAGCGATATCATGTAGCTACATTTCGACCGTTAGCTTGTGTAAGCAGACTCAGGTTACCATGTTCAAGGtgttggtcctgaatgtcctatcgatggctgagttCTGACATTTGTTGCAAatacttgtcagcttgtgtgagcggcatcgtgtagctacattccaaccgtcagcttatgtgagcagacccatttatggctctaATGAGCAATGATGATAagaaatggtttcgaccatatgtttagcaTACTTTATGTAAGCTTTCCCAcatatctgatattattctaagtggttcaacgaacATGAAAAGGGAAAGAacggtaagtattcaaatgacttatatcatgaaaactatgaaaaataatgaaaagaaaaggttaaatgaaagtatgtttatgttcatgaaattgtTGATTTCAAGTGAGGttattcatgtttaatgacttatcttatgttaattcaagtgaattatgaattgatgcaCTAACATGTATCGTTAATGATGTTttggcttgtgccaagctattaattggattatattatgtttacttttaaagttatgcattggaatggtaagtgtccaaatggaaatatgTTTATATTCATGAAAGGGTGGTAAGGATCAAAGTATGTAATttattatgaaatggtttatcttgtagttgattccaaaagagttatgtttaaatgcactagtttGTGGTCATGGTTGATGTTATGCTTATTTCTtatgtgttatgcatatgaaacgggtgaggaaatgtaatgaaatggtaagttcttagTTGAAATGTAATATGATGAGTTGaatgatgtatttatatgtgagaaatttacgtatgctatggatgaatttacctagttcatgaacaaatatactaattagtgaattgatgttgttatttgagttttatgctaagtaaatgaaatggaaagtaagtaaagggaatggtaagaaaataaatagagaggtttatagcattatgaaaaggttaatgattgaGTTAAATGTTTTACAAATCCTATTATGATAGGAATGAAAAATATG includes:
- the LOC107950059 gene encoding agamous-like MADS-box protein AGL15, with the protein product MGRGKIEIKKIENLTSRQVTFSKRRNGLLKKARELCILCDAEVGVIIFSTTGKLYQWSSTSMEDTLLRYNRGKVVEQHPSDDQKAEQNSQSFDVSALKEEYLKLRAAYMRLNGKELEGLSFKEVQQLEHQLNEGILSVKEHKEQILLEQFKRCRLQEQKAILENQSLRKQIAPRIVAAPDSCPDQNKKGGLSSSTYLLKLFGYGGLSLLRHGSVITVTDIGKCSDSSS